gatctttgtcattattttctccgacaaaaacaaagctttgtcattgattctcttttgtcgcttgtttcacaagcgcatccaagaaaaattcaTTCCCTGGCGATAACCGAAGCAAAACATTGCAAAGAGGTGATTTTTGTACTTGTGTTTTGGTAAATTAAGTGTAAAACAAACCTTTTATAAAAGGCTCATCGTGTTATAtaacaatcgactcagctcaacaaacTGAGCACATATCTGTCTGtccgtatgtatgtgtgtgaaaagtgagaagtaagaagtaagtagcgagaagtgtaaagtgagaagcgaaaagtgaaaagtgagaaatgagaagtgaaatgagAGAAGTAAGCGAGAAGGAAGTGGGAAGTgtgaaataaggaagaaattaGAAgataggagtgagaagtgagaaatgagaattgagaagtgagaattaacaaataaatagcGAGAACTGataagtgaaatgtgagaagagAGCTAGGAAGAAGTAAGCGAGGAAGAAGTGACGagcgagaaataagaaatgagaaatgaaaagagagaagtgagagcTAAGAAGCAAGtagcgagaagtgtgaagtgataagtgagaagcgaaaagtgagaaatgagaagtgaaaagtgagcgacaagaaagtgagaagtgagatgtgaaaagtgtgaatcGAAAAATGaaaggtgagaaatgagaagtgaaatatTATAAGTGGGCGAggaggaagtgagaaatgagaaaaaagaaaagaagagtgagaagcgaaaaatggaaaataagaAGTGCAAAATAAGAATTGAGAACTAAGAAGTAAGTAgcaagaagtgtgaagtgaaaattgaaaagtgagaagagaaatgTAATAAATAAGCGAGGattgaaatgagaagtaaaatgtgagaagtgagcgaggaggaagtgagaaatgagaagcgagatgtgatAAAGGCGGATTCTAGAAGAAAAAatcaagaaggaaaaaaaggaataagaaagaaagaggaagaaagaaggatgaataaagaagaaacaagaaaaaggaaaagaactaaataaggaataagaatacaggaagaagaaagaaaaaagaggaaaagggaagaaacaagatccataaaaaaatgattcgCCAATTTTTCCCATTGTCATTATCATTCGAttctctcgcaacaagttgcattgaaggcattcttgatcaCTAATGAATTTCATAATTATTACGCATTCCAAATGTTGCAGTCGCAACGAAAGAGAGACAATTTTCCGTTTTCTTAACGTGTATTTCAGCCAACGTTAAAAAATCCCTATTGGCGAGAAATAGTTATAGGGAAATTACTATTATTTATGTTTCACATAGTGAATCTCTTATTTGCTAAGATTTAGGAGTGATACTATCCCGTTTCATCATTTTAGTTGTAATTTAAGAGAAAATTGATAAACTTACGTTTAGTGCCTCGATTGTGTTCGTTTTCCTTATTCGTTTAGCTTATAGATCGGTGATGGGAATGCTGTTCTAAATGTGTTTGTCTTAGGTTTAGCTAATTTTGCGCATGTTACCGTAGTTTCAAAGATAGTATTGTCATTTTAAAGTTCACCTTCATTGTGACGTTCTAGCGAGGCGACGCGTCGATAACTCACATCAAGGTTGCTTAACTGTAGTTTTGTATATAGTGTCGGTTGAATGTGTGGTGCACCGCAACGATTGTTGCGACACTCCCcccactgccgtaatctggaaaagtggcgtaacagccattttacaacatgcatgatttccatttttctgttaaagagctcgatgagtagtactcgttaacaccatttttggaaaatggcgtatacgtcactttttcagattacggcagaccaGTACTCGAAGTCGCTGGTTCGACGTActtgcagttgcgacatccaaTACCGCAAGCTTCACGGCTGGTCTCTCCAGCAGTCCAGTTGATGTCCTCACTAGAGCTCGACGAACCTGTCCATCCTTGGATTGGATGGCGCGAACCACGCGGCCTCTCGGCCAGCAGTTCCTAGGCAAAGTTTCGTTCACGATAACGACGATGTCTCCTTCCGCTAAAGGTTTTACACCACTGAACCATTTGGACCTTCGGGTCAAAGTTGGCAGGTATTCGGAAACCCAACGCCGCCAAAATCTATTGACATAGACCTGCGACAACTTCCATGTATGCTTCAGATAGCTGCTGTTGTCATACGCGATCGGGGGCTTAGAACCATCTGACGACCCGAGCAGAAAGTGATTCGGAGTTAGGGACTGACTGTGCTCATCGTCTAGCGGCAGTTCAGTCGGCTCCGTCAACATATTCCTTAGTAGTTCGTCGGTGGGTGTGCGCGTGAGTTGGGTGTGTTTCAGGGCCTTCTTCACGGACTGGACTAGTCGTTCCCAGGCTCCGCCAAAGTGCGGAGAAGCGGGCGGGTTGAACGACCACTTAGTGTCGCTGGTGACAAAATGTTCCATCAGCTTGTCTTGGTTTACGTGCTGCAACGCTTTCTTTAACTCCCGACTGGCTCCGATGAAGTTCGTACCACGATCACTGATAATTTCTACAGGAGAACCTCGTCTGGCAATGAAGTTACGGATGGCGATGATACGATACGATGAGTCTGTCGTGAGGCTATAGGCTAATTCGATGTGAACTGCACGTATAGTGAGGCAAGTGATCAACACTCCCCAACGTTTCTCGGTCTTCCGATTCCAATGTAGGAGAACGGGCAGCAAAAAGCTTTCAACCGTGCGGGTGGAAGGGCGGACATTTCTGGGGCAGCTGGCATAGCCTGACGATTTTTACAGAGCTGGCATCTATTGCTCACACGATTATAAGTTGAGGCATGTAGAATTTTCGTCTAATTTCGTTGGCTGCAGTCTGGTGATTCATATGGCAGTACCGTTGATGGAACCTGGCTATAATCAGGTCCGTAATTGTGTGGTGCTTGGGTAGAAGTATTGGATGTTTCATAACCTCTTCTACCACTTTGCAGGCGTCTATACGACCCTTCATACGCAGCAATCCATCTCCATCCATGAACGGACTAAGTTTGTACAATACGCTACTCTTTGGCAACTTCGTACTCCATGGTGAACGCTTTGGCTCTTTCAATAGATCGATTTCAGAGGCGAACTCGGCGTCCTGTACTATCTTCAGAATCATTAGTTCTGCTTCATGCTACTCTTTCTGCGTTAGTGTACCGGTGACGATGGGCTCCTTCGCCAGTCTCTTGCGCAGATTAGTCGGAAACCTTTGTACGTATGCCACATGACGCAGAATGTGTTTCCAGCTTGAAAAGTGTTCCCACTGAAATAGTGCTGGTTGTGCAAAGTGATGAAGCACCCGCGGACGCAATTCTTCAATGGTTTCTCCAAAGTCCGACGTATGGGCTGGCCACAGTTCTCTCGTCTTCCACAGAAAATCCGGGCCACAAAACCATCGGCTTGTAGGTGACAAATCCGGTAACTTTTGCCACTTTGTAGCGTCATCAGCGacattcaatttggttgtaatCCAGCTCCACTCCTTCGGCTCAGAAAGATCCAGCATTTCACTTATGCGTGCTCCAACGAACTGGCTGTATTTTTGGTGATCGGAATTGATCCAGCAGAGAACATCGCGAGAATCTGACCAGAAAAATCTTTGTGCAGGTTTCAGCTTGTGTGTTTCCATGACGTAGTGCGCCAAACGAGCGCCGATTACCGCCGCTTGAAGCTCTAGCTTAGGGATTGACACGAGCCACAATGGAGCTACACGTGTCTTCGCGCCAACAAGCGCGCATTCCACTGTGCCGTTTTCTTCAAATCGCAGATTCGCAACCGCCGCAAATCCGTTTTCTGAGGCATCCACGAAAACATGAAGTTGTATCACGTTCCGCTCCTCAACGCTGGTCTTCATTCGGTAACACCTTGGTATGCAAACGTTCTTCACCTGTGGAAGAACTCGCTGCCACTTCTCCCACTTCTCGAGCTCCTGAGTCTTCATCTGGTCTGAAAGCTTCTAGCATTAATAAATGTtcttttttcatcaattcatgG
The nucleotide sequence above comes from Armigeres subalbatus isolate Guangzhou_Male chromosome 3, GZ_Asu_2, whole genome shotgun sequence. Encoded proteins:
- the LOC134222821 gene encoding uncharacterized protein LOC134222821; protein product: MILKIVQDAEFASEIDLLKEPKRSPWSTKLPKSSVLYKLSPFMDGDGLLRMKGRIDACKVVEEVMKHPILLPKHHTITDLIIARFHQRYCHMNHQTAANEIRRKFYMPQLIIVCPRNVRPSTRTVESFLLPVLLHWNRKTEKRWGVLITCLTIRAVHIELAYSLTTDSSYRIIAIRNFIARRGSPVEIISDRGTNFIGASRELKKALQHVNQDKLMEHFVTSDTKWSFNPPASPHFGGAWERLVQSVKKALKHTQLTRTPTDELLRNMLTEPTELPLDDEHSQSLTPNHFLLGSSDGSKPPIAYDNSSYLKHTWKLSQVYVNRFWRRWVSEYLPTLTRRSKWFSGVKPLAEGDIVVIVNETLPRNCWPRGRVVRAIQSKDGQVRRALVRTSTGLLERPAVKLAVLDVATASTSNQRLRVLVCRNLKK